The sequence GCCAAGAGGAACAACTCGATTTCTCTAGGCTTCTAGATCCTGAACTTCTCAAGATGTTGGAGATAAGCATTCAAATGTCCACGTTCGAAGTTCCAGATGTTGCAGAACGGGAGATCGCATTTTTCCAAGGGCTACGAGCCCATGTCGATGGACTTTTACGTAGAGGTTCGTTATCCCACGACTCAGAGGAAGTTCTCGCCTATGAGTCATTGATGTCGCTTTATTCATCGCAAGAGGAGGAATAAGATGTCTGAAGATCGGAAGTTATGGTTTCTACCACGCCCAGAGCGTGACCCCAAGTTTCATCGTAAAGGCTTGATCGCCCTTCAAACTGCTACAAATAACTTTGAAGAGCGTTGGCGGGCAAATCGTCCGATTCAAAAAAAGTACGAAGAAGAACTGGTCAATCTTGAGGTAAAAAGAGAGCACGTGTCTGAGTCTGGTTCAGGTGGACGTACTTGGGCAGCGTTGCTTCGAACGTTTAGCTACTGCTATCTCAACGATAAGGGCTATCTCGTCCCTACAAAGGTCGGGGAAGCCATTATTCGAAGAGATAACGTTCGCGAAAACATTAAGAAGCAGATCCTCACGCTCCAGATTCCGAACGCCTATTTCCTCGAATCCGGTTTTAAACCGAAGTTTGAGGAAGGTTTTCAGATTCGCCCAGCTCGATTCCTCATCCACCTAACCAATCAAAAATTACTGGACTACTATCTGACCAAGGAAGAGATCACTCTGTTTGCCTTGAAAGCTAAAAAAGACGACGAAGTGCCGGATGTCGTCCAGAGTATTTTGGCTTTTCGAACGGCAAGCCCGCAAGAAAAACAACTCATCCGTCAAGATATTGCGGCCACTTACGATCACCGTGAACGTTCAGATAATGGAGCCCGAGGCTTTATCGCTGCCCACTCTGATGTCGCGCATACCTTTATGTTGATTGCTGAGTATACAGGTCTTGTCGAGTATTTGCGCGGTCAATCAACCATTCGTATCGAGCCCGCAAACAGTCAGGATGTCTCCACCGAACTTTCATGGTTTGATGCAAGATATCCATTCAACACCCGATACAAAATTTCCTTAGAGCGCATGGCGGAGAACAACGGTTTAGACATTACCAGTTACAAGGCAAACCGTCTTGGTTCTGTACCTCCGGCTACGAACGAAGCGAAGACGTTGCGTGAAGTGATGGAGGTGCTCAAAGATTACCCGGTCATCGCCGATCTGAGCACTGACCAATTGGAAAAAATCTTACTAGAAGAATTCTCTCCGCGTGAAGCGAAGAAATATGCGGCTCAATTCTCAAATCCAGAATACGCACGGCTGGAACCCGACTTTGTCTCTGATTACATGGAACAAAGTAACCACCTCAAATTCGAAGACCAGACAGGTCACATTCTAGAATCCATTGGGTTTGAAATTGTGATGCGTCCCAAACCTGTTACCTCAGACCTGACCAAGATTGAAATTCTCGCCCTCTATGGAGACCAATTCTGCGGAATCATCGACGCAAAGAATTACCACAGCAACAAATTCCTGCTCAGCTCCACATTCCGCTCTCTCATGGCGTCCGACTACATTCCGAACTATGAGGGCTCGTTGGGCCGGAAGATTGGATTCTTTGGTTACGTAACGGCAGATAAATTCTCGGGAGACAAACAACTTCCGAAGATCACTGAAGTTGCCAAACGAGCGATTCCCGACCGAACGATTCCTGGGTTTATCATTAGCGCTGGCGTCCTCTTGGGCTTCCTCGACTACTGTCTTGAAAATGACATTCCAAAGGATGTACGTGTTCAAATGTTCCTTCGAGCTGTCAAGAACCAAGGCTACTCCAACCTCTCCACGTTCTTGGATCACGCTCAACTCCCTGTCGAAACTTCATAATCACGTAAAAAAGGAGGCCATGTCGGCCTCCTTTTTAATATTGCATGGCGAGTTGGTTGTTTCTGTTGAGGTCAATCCCAAGTCCATTCCACCAATCCGACTCTGGAAGGTGATCGTAGGGAATACCCGCGAACGACTTCAAAATCGACTCGAAGATGATCTTCGCACCGGCAGGCGGTACGGCCATCCCAACTTGTTGACGAACTTTTTCTTTTTTCCCTTTGAACTCGAAATCATCGGGGAACGTCTGGAGTCTTGCTCGCTCTCGATTGGTTAACGCTCGCGGTTCTGCCCAATGGTAGACATGGGTACCACCGCCACCGCTACCTGTAATCGTATAAGACGGCTTATCCGGGTGAAGTCGCTTGTA comes from Tumebacillus amylolyticus and encodes:
- a CDS encoding restriction endonuclease, with the protein product MSEDRKLWFLPRPERDPKFHRKGLIALQTATNNFEERWRANRPIQKKYEEELVNLEVKREHVSESGSGGRTWAALLRTFSYCYLNDKGYLVPTKVGEAIIRRDNVRENIKKQILTLQIPNAYFLESGFKPKFEEGFQIRPARFLIHLTNQKLLDYYLTKEEITLFALKAKKDDEVPDVVQSILAFRTASPQEKQLIRQDIAATYDHRERSDNGARGFIAAHSDVAHTFMLIAEYTGLVEYLRGQSTIRIEPANSQDVSTELSWFDARYPFNTRYKISLERMAENNGLDITSYKANRLGSVPPATNEAKTLREVMEVLKDYPVIADLSTDQLEKILLEEFSPREAKKYAAQFSNPEYARLEPDFVSDYMEQSNHLKFEDQTGHILESIGFEIVMRPKPVTSDLTKIEILALYGDQFCGIIDAKNYHSNKFLLSSTFRSLMASDYIPNYEGSLGRKIGFFGYVTADKFSGDKQLPKITEVAKRAIPDRTIPGFIISAGVLLGFLDYCLENDIPKDVRVQMFLRAVKNQGYSNLSTFLDHAQLPVETS